A window of the Besnoitia besnoiti strain Bb-Ger1 chromosome VI, whole genome shotgun sequence genome harbors these coding sequences:
- a CDS encoding hypothetical protein (encoded by transcript BESB_066500) gives MSWAPAAPQQSSFTYLSLASPLSRSGRDVGSRTLQLQDERELLPLCAAGSALLGVTRGGRHWKQLSWRRYASLRGHPLSLTASTLIGLLTAKAGGNGAGFTREAEAGVERAPSASSGCSRALSLSTPRECEPPAMPPGTVRRSEQSVRLFSWRSCLFVSFLLALVEPFFRVVGGVAAADSSICPPGQFGSAPPACAPCPVNQYGPAPGMSQCMPCPVQATTLGETGATSIGSCSCESGYYLNMQLAACTSCPLPMTEFYCPGGLTANNVAAKCGQLTEVANGGWWIDLQAIDVPVFYQACPVRDACIGGCGQCREGHVGPLCQMCAGGWTRDFFTSVSQCSKCPSKLILLAIHGSSVVGLAIFVYLCFLCANHSAHDKLKGIPDDQRSRFVPAMKMLMVYLTVWGIYGLQANLGETWADVDELGAARGHSAGSYIVRDVFSASPLYFQQYVAAARSVLLFTVGGQKLDCWFSNSQQSPLYVYTFFAFLVPAVLLTLLFLIFNSIFVLCRDRVPEGKKVLYMATRTRWRDVLGQKLTVAFWQVTFSFLFFWLPGATTYFAAAFQCRTLASGEQVQVFDSTVSCGGRSYANATQVALPGLFVWSFGCPILFFLAMLFYVNSLQDTRFLLVFSFLNDFYRFKFFWWEVARLLFLSSLICVAVYPFPVGRPSFLTVLLSLFGVLFALARPYGSESIDSWTLIKRKTGKDIKIPRTLHVREVLMWIDLAVPFQFDSIRMSLPSGSRRRLMEILIVVFFSVGQLLLVGWVLCEIYKTLRYYCGRQEKKKVLPVEVEESPDFYMVSRGDASSSGELVFHKFLLRDELFFMDAVRLSPFPEEALAQLHTFVKHEDLSACDIFAAADFLFEQGHVELQGQTLYVSVPRLASMYGDLTYDVSTSEEFTAEVRKLLRRVAKQLKVEKEVGVRVQVAQRLRNTYRIVGGRRRRTQRRQTSDEVAGGQWKKLIGGETDADVQLRWLRLRMHGDEDSSARRRAEFALIFPSAKPVVYQDELESSRPSQPEEQPGFLEQLANTLFGTEKKRDFSRRAQDPLDVHLHPYHAVDLL, from the exons ATGAGCTGGGCGCCGGCTGCACCTCAGCAATCGTCCTTCACGTATTTATCTTTggcctctcctctttctcgttCAGGGAGAGACGTCGGCTCGAGGACGCTGCAGCTCCAAGACGAGAGGGAactccttcctctctgtgCAGCAGGGTCAGCTCTTCTTGGCGTCACTagaggagggagacactGGAAGCAGCTCTCCTGGCGTCGATACGCCTCGCTTCGCGGCCATCCGCTCTCGCTGACTGCATCCACGCTTATAGGCTTGTTGACCGCGAAAGCAGGAGGCAACGGCGCCGGATTCacgcgcgaagcggaggcgggagTCGAGCGAGCGCCGTCGGCCTCCAGCGGCTGCTCCAGGGCTCTCTCCCTATCAACGCCGCGAGAATGCGAGCCTCCCGCCATGCCGCCAGGCACCGTGCGCAGAAGCGAGCAGTCTgtccgcctcttctcgtGGCGGAGCTGCCTTTtcgtttcctttctcttGGCTCTTGTCGAGCCGTTCTTCCGCGTGGTCGGCGGTGTGGCGGCTGCCGACTCGTCCATCTGTCCCCCGGGGCAGTtcggctcggcgccgcccgcctgcgcgccttgcCCAGTCAACCAGTACGGGCCCGCGCCAGGCATGAGCCAGTGCATGCCG TGCCCAGTGCAGGCCACGACGCTCGGCGAGACGGGGGCAACGAGCATCGGCTCTTGCTCCTGCGAGTCAG GGTACTATCTGAACATGCAGCTCGCTGCGTGCACGTCGTGCCCGTTGCCGATGACCGAATTCTACTGCCCCGGTGGCCTGACGGCGAATAACGTTGCGGCGAAATGCGGA CAACTCACGGAGGTTGCGAACGGCGGCTGGTGGATCGATTTGCAGGCGATCGACGTGCCTGTCTTTTACCAAGCTTGTCCTGTGAGAGACGCCTGCATCGGCGGCTGCGGTCAGTGCCGCGAAGGCCACGTCG gcCCCCTGTGTCAGATGTGCGCGGGGGGCTGGACTCGCGACTTTTTCACTTCGGTGTCGCAGTGCTCAAAGTGCCCAAGCAAACTCATTCTCCTCGCGATCCACGGCAGCTCCGTCGTCG gcctcgcgaTTTTTGTCTACCtgtgcttcctctgcgcgaaCCACTCCGCTCACGACAAGCTTAAGGGCATCCCAGACGACCAG aGGAGCCGCTTCGTTCCAGCGATGAAGATGCTGATGGTTTACCTCACCGTCTGGGGAATCTACGG TCTCCAAGCGAATCTGGGAGAGACGTGGGCGGACGTCGATGAGTTAGGTGCCGCTCGCGGCCACAGCGCTGGAAGCTACATCGTCCGCGACGTGttcagcgcctcgcctctgtaCTTCCAGCAAtacgtcgccgccgcccgcagcgtcctcctcttcactGTGGGG GGCCAGAAGCTGGACTGCTGGTTCTCTAACAGCCAGCAGAGTCCGCTGTACGTTTACACTTTTTTTGCGTTTCTGGTTCCGGCGGTACTGCTCACGCTGCTGTTTCTCATCTTCAACTCGATCTTCGTCCTCTGTCGCGACCGCGTCCCCGAGGGCAAGAAGGTGCTCTACATGGCAACGAGAACCCGCTGGCGAGACGTCCTCGGACAGAAACTCACCGTCGCTTTTTGGCAAGTCActttttccttcctcttcttctggctGCCTGGAGCCACGACCTACTTCGCTGCGGCCTTTCAGTGCCG taccctcgcgagcggcgagcaaGTGCAGGTCTTTGACTCGACagtcagctgcggcggcaggtcCTACGCGAACGCCACGCAAGTTGCGCTTCCCG GTCTGTTTGTTTGGAGCTTCGGATGCCCGATTTTGTTTTTCTTGGCGATGCTGTTCTACGTGAACTCGCTCCAAGACacgcgctttcttctcgtgtTTTCGTTCCTCAACGACTTTTACCGCTTTAAGTTCTTCTGGTGGgaagtcgcgcgcctcctctttctctcctcgctgatCTGCGTTGCCGTCTACCCCTTCCCGGTAGGAAGACCGTCTTTTCTCACAgttctcctctccctcttcggcgtcctctttgcgctcgcgcgcccctACGGATCGGAATCAATCGACTCCTG GACGCTGATTAAGCGGAAAACTGGAAAAGATATCAAGATCCCGCGAACGCTGCATGTGCGCGAAGTGCTCATGTGGATTGACCTCGCGGTGCCCTTCCAGTTCGACTCGATTCGCATGTCGTTGCCCTCCGGAAGCCGCCGG cgcctcatGGAGATTCTgatcgtcgtcttcttctccgtcggaCAGCTGCTTCTCGTCGGCTGGGTGCTGTGCGAGATCTACAAGACGCTTAGGTACTACTGCGGGCGCcaggaaaagaaaaaagtGCTTCCCGTCGAGGTCGAAGAGAGTCCTGACTTTTACATGGTGAGTCGAGGCGACGCAAGCAGC TCGGGCGAACTCGTCTTCCACAAAtttcttctgcgcgacgAGCTGTTTTTTATGGATGCCGTTCGGCTCTCACCGTTccctgaggaggcgctcgcccaGCTGCACACGTTTGTGAAGCACGAAGACCTCTCTGCCTGCGACatcttcgcggccgcggacttCCTCTTTGAGCAAG GCCACGTGGAGCTGCAGGGACAGACGCTCTACGTGAGcgtgccgcggctcgcgagcATGTACGGGGACCTCACCTACGACGTCTCGACTTCTGAGGAGTTCACAGCGGAAGTCAGGAAGCTCCTCCGCAGGGTGGCGAAGCAGCTCAAAGTCGAGAAAGAG GTTGGCGTACGCGTGCAAGTAGCGCAGCGGCTTCGCAACACGTATCGCATCGTGGGgggccgcaggaggcgcacgcagcggcgccagacgTCCGACGAGGTGGCCGGCGGACAGTGGAAAAAGTTGATCGGCGGCGAAACAGATGCAGATGTGCAGCTGCGgtggctgcgcctgcgcatgcatggcgACGAGGATTccagcgcgcgacggcgagcggaaTTCGCGCTCATCTTTCCTT cggcCAAACCGGTGGTGTATCAGGACGAGCTTGAGTCCTCTCGGCCGTCGCAGCCGGAGGAGCAGCCTGGATTCTTGGAGCA ACTCGCCAACACTCTCTTCGGCAccgagaagaagcgggaCTTTTCTCGGCGCGCACAGGACCCTCTGGATGTTCATTTGCATCCGTATCACGCCGTCGATCTCCTCTGA